One segment of Pseudoalteromonas rubra DNA contains the following:
- the nagK gene encoding N-acetylglucosamine kinase yields MMAKQVEHDQLYIGIDGGGTKCRATIYSAIHGVLGTGLGGPANPLHGFERTLESIMVSTQLALQDAGLRVEQVHELNAGLGLAGVNLPSLYDKIMRWDHPFKQMFLTTDLHTACIGAHEGEDGAVIITGTGSCGFVLVDGKSANYGGHGFAQGDIGSGSWMGLEAVKAVLLDLDGLGPNTVLSQVFLQHFNTNTAMGIAEQMAGQPSSSYAKLARYVLDAAKSGDSLALEIVKTGADYVSRLARKLLENNPPRLSMIGGLSEPLSQWLDPEVANQVELPKQPPEMGAIYFAMQSIQRQSEHLV; encoded by the coding sequence ATGATGGCTAAACAGGTTGAACATGACCAGTTATATATAGGTATCGATGGTGGAGGAACGAAATGCCGTGCCACCATATACTCTGCAATACATGGCGTACTAGGCACTGGTCTTGGCGGTCCTGCGAATCCGCTGCACGGATTTGAAAGAACCTTAGAGTCAATCATGGTTTCTACTCAACTGGCATTGCAGGACGCAGGACTCAGAGTAGAGCAGGTACATGAACTCAATGCGGGTTTAGGCCTTGCAGGCGTTAATCTACCTAGCTTATATGACAAAATTATGCGCTGGGATCACCCGTTTAAACAGATGTTTCTGACCACCGACTTGCATACAGCGTGTATTGGTGCACATGAAGGTGAAGATGGCGCTGTGATTATCACCGGAACTGGCTCTTGTGGCTTTGTGCTGGTGGACGGTAAAAGTGCTAATTATGGTGGACATGGCTTTGCTCAGGGAGATATTGGCAGTGGCTCCTGGATGGGTCTGGAAGCGGTAAAAGCCGTATTGTTGGACTTGGACGGGTTAGGGCCAAACACAGTGCTATCGCAGGTTTTCTTACAGCATTTCAACACCAATACTGCGATGGGCATTGCTGAGCAAATGGCAGGGCAACCATCTAGCAGTTACGCCAAACTGGCGCGCTATGTATTGGATGCAGCGAAAAGTGGAGACTCGCTTGCCTTGGAGATTGTTAAAACCGGTGCTGACTATGTTAGTCGCCTTGCGCGCAAACTTCTGGAGAACAACCCGCCCAGGCTTTCAATGATTGGTGGTTTATCTGAGCCGCTTAGCCAGTGGTTAGATCCGGAAGTGGCAAATCAAGTAGAGCTGCCAAAGCAGCCGCCTGAAATGGGCGCTATTTACTTCGCCATGCAAAGCATTCAACGTCAATCGGAGCACTTGGTATAA
- a CDS encoding PAS domain-containing hybrid sensor histidine kinase/response regulator encodes MGVRFRVNIVYSVILSLLIIAALLLLLNFAKIAPINKKLDNLTTLSTVSSSLTAHAQNHTVQLALYLNKSQPDQLEKLAIFSTSDLSLVTGTQISPDIAQANQNPVSLLEAISALPVESSAAQLATLHSDLKQLFIQTYAELNQPSLVVSPFNLAHYYTELKHITAELEQLNGLFMQQSRQLSGDKERIFIQLKTLIIWGVVLLGAATLLAAWWSNFGLFEPLQRLYLALHNANQTGNTKLQLPEQLGTELSGLANVVGKMHDKLHNRIEIAKLREMFNQGIRHSRDPDELRRFALEFFAIHYAAPSVAICNTDENTLIPIQTIGCPPCLDDLSIQYAQLCRTLTRQSLDAGSSAFEVKAGAVVISIKSAALYPLLVNNQLRGALYIASVEHFDCEQQSSIQQLCEDLAIQIQLCENAQQQLAAETALSQHLEMMLHILNAIPNPTYYRDIHGTFLGVNRAFLDFLDLFEAEVTGMRIQDVFDVYTTGYLEQKSRYTIEQQAQHQFELKLENGQQESRELIVHEAPFFDGFKEVGGVVGTFLDMTERNELERNMLAAKELADKNAKVKSEFLANMSHEIRSPMNAIIGMAHLALNTQLDIKQRSYVEKIDNAAKQLLKLLNDILDFSKIEAGKVEIESTHFQLDKVLDNVATIVGFKADEKQLELVFDVHPDVANDYIGDPLRISQVLINLAGNAVKFTEQGHVTVNISYQSEDEQSARLLFSVIDTGIGLSQEQQTRLFQSFAQADTSITRKYGGTGLGLTISQHLVKLMGGEIFVESELGKGSTFYFTLPLPFATPTRLLSQPAEHFKDKMALVVDDNALAREVMAAMLKKFGIASKLFSSGDACIEYVRNQQPHFDIAFIDWHMPQKDGIDTIMELHAQSPASQYALVTAYGRELGLKDEQKHIISSILLKPINPSSVFDCLQACLAPQPQQLNTSCPAQDSRLSGLTILVAEDQPVNQEIAVEILSFHGATVEVANNGQEALNAVQSSAFDIVLMDMQMPVMDGLQATRAIGQLTNTAKPPILAMTANAMQDDIQTCLDAGMVGHIAKPIDVENMVATILAHTQKQERDDGNPLPVSAERQDDTVQNTETEASTFDGIDIEAGINRAAGNREVYFSLLEKFVKQQIEELINLKQAITIGNTELAEHILHALKGASANLSMTFLTGQCAELESQLKDARFDGTQIDNLLDYIRGCHAQITHHIESGITHAQNAAVQSAANSTSDTHSEPAEAPLIALAKALREYDSSATELVASLHDDAPLPSAVLDELKALITQYEFEKAHSLLEPYVPQQALSGSAAVD; translated from the coding sequence ATGGGTGTAAGATTTAGAGTAAATATCGTTTATTCGGTGATACTGTCGTTGTTGATTATTGCAGCCTTATTACTCCTTCTTAATTTTGCCAAAATAGCGCCCATTAATAAAAAGCTCGACAACCTTACTACCCTCAGCACTGTCTCATCCAGCCTCACAGCGCATGCGCAAAACCACACTGTTCAGCTTGCCCTATACCTGAATAAGTCGCAGCCCGATCAACTCGAAAAACTGGCCATATTCAGTACGTCCGATTTATCGCTCGTCACGGGTACACAGATCTCGCCAGATATCGCGCAGGCAAACCAGAATCCAGTCAGCCTGCTCGAGGCCATTTCCGCTCTGCCAGTTGAATCTTCGGCTGCTCAGCTTGCAACGCTGCATAGTGACCTGAAACAGCTTTTTATCCAGACCTATGCTGAGCTCAATCAACCAAGTTTAGTCGTTTCACCATTTAACTTGGCACATTATTACACAGAACTAAAGCACATAACGGCTGAGTTAGAGCAATTGAATGGGCTCTTCATGCAGCAAAGTCGACAACTGAGTGGTGATAAAGAGCGCATATTTATACAACTTAAGACACTCATTATCTGGGGTGTTGTATTGCTTGGCGCAGCAACGTTATTGGCCGCCTGGTGGAGCAATTTCGGACTGTTCGAGCCGCTGCAAAGGCTATATCTGGCTTTACACAATGCCAACCAAACGGGCAATACAAAATTACAACTCCCCGAACAACTTGGCACTGAGCTCAGTGGGCTGGCGAATGTTGTTGGAAAGATGCATGACAAACTTCACAATCGGATAGAAATCGCTAAATTACGAGAAATGTTTAATCAGGGGATCAGACATAGCCGTGATCCGGATGAATTGCGGCGCTTTGCTCTGGAGTTTTTTGCCATCCATTATGCCGCTCCCAGCGTGGCTATTTGTAACACAGATGAAAATACACTGATACCAATTCAAACCATTGGCTGCCCACCCTGTTTGGATGACCTGAGCATCCAATACGCTCAATTATGTCGTACATTAACACGCCAGAGTCTGGACGCTGGCAGCAGCGCCTTTGAAGTAAAAGCAGGTGCCGTAGTTATTTCAATAAAAAGCGCGGCACTGTATCCCTTGCTGGTTAACAACCAGCTCCGAGGCGCATTGTATATTGCCAGTGTTGAACACTTCGACTGTGAGCAACAAAGCAGTATCCAGCAGCTGTGCGAAGACCTCGCTATCCAGATACAGCTTTGTGAAAATGCCCAACAACAACTTGCAGCTGAAACAGCCCTGTCACAGCATCTTGAAATGATGCTGCACATTCTGAATGCCATTCCCAACCCCACTTATTATCGGGATATTCATGGCACCTTTTTAGGTGTTAACCGAGCATTTCTGGATTTTCTGGATCTGTTTGAAGCCGAAGTAACCGGTATGCGCATACAGGACGTGTTCGACGTTTACACCACAGGTTATCTGGAGCAAAAGTCTCGTTATACGATAGAGCAGCAGGCACAACATCAGTTTGAGCTGAAGCTGGAAAACGGTCAGCAGGAATCACGAGAGCTAATCGTTCATGAAGCCCCCTTCTTTGATGGGTTTAAAGAGGTTGGCGGTGTTGTGGGCACCTTTTTAGACATGACTGAACGTAATGAGCTGGAACGCAACATGCTCGCAGCCAAAGAGCTCGCTGACAAAAATGCCAAAGTAAAAAGTGAGTTTCTTGCCAATATGAGTCACGAGATTCGCTCCCCTATGAATGCCATTATAGGTATGGCGCACCTGGCGCTGAATACACAGCTTGATATCAAACAGCGCAGTTATGTTGAGAAAATTGACAATGCTGCTAAGCAGTTGCTTAAACTCCTGAATGACATTCTGGATTTCTCGAAAATCGAAGCGGGTAAAGTCGAAATTGAATCAACCCATTTTCAACTTGATAAGGTGCTGGATAATGTGGCAACTATCGTGGGCTTCAAGGCAGATGAAAAGCAACTGGAGTTAGTATTTGATGTTCATCCGGATGTGGCCAATGACTATATCGGCGACCCTCTGCGTATCAGTCAGGTGCTGATCAATCTGGCTGGTAATGCTGTGAAGTTCACGGAGCAAGGCCATGTCACCGTCAACATTAGCTATCAGAGTGAGGATGAACAAAGTGCCCGGCTGCTTTTCAGTGTCATTGATACCGGAATAGGGTTAAGCCAGGAGCAACAAACCCGGTTATTCCAATCATTTGCGCAGGCAGATACCTCCATTACCCGCAAATACGGCGGCACGGGTCTGGGGCTGACGATTTCACAACATCTGGTGAAACTAATGGGTGGCGAAATTTTTGTCGAGAGCGAACTGGGTAAAGGGTCTACGTTCTACTTTACCTTGCCGCTGCCCTTCGCAACCCCTACCCGTCTTTTGAGTCAGCCCGCTGAACACTTCAAAGATAAAATGGCGCTGGTAGTAGACGATAATGCCCTGGCACGCGAAGTGATGGCTGCAATGCTGAAAAAGTTTGGTATCGCTTCTAAGCTATTCTCTTCCGGTGATGCCTGTATCGAGTATGTACGGAATCAACAGCCGCACTTTGATATTGCGTTTATTGACTGGCACATGCCGCAAAAAGACGGCATTGATACCATTATGGAGTTACATGCCCAGTCTCCGGCAAGCCAATATGCCCTGGTCACCGCCTATGGACGGGAGCTGGGGCTGAAGGACGAACAAAAGCACATTATCTCCAGCATTCTGTTGAAACCCATTAACCCATCCAGCGTATTCGATTGCTTACAAGCCTGTCTGGCGCCTCAACCACAGCAGCTCAATACGAGTTGTCCAGCCCAAGATAGCAGGCTATCCGGATTAACCATCTTGGTAGCCGAAGATCAGCCGGTAAATCAGGAAATTGCGGTTGAGATCTTATCTTTCCATGGTGCAACGGTGGAGGTTGCCAATAATGGTCAGGAGGCGCTTAATGCGGTACAAAGTAGCGCATTTGATATTGTGCTGATGGACATGCAAATGCCGGTTATGGATGGACTCCAGGCAACACGTGCAATCGGTCAACTTACCAACACAGCCAAACCTCCCATTTTGGCCATGACGGCCAACGCCATGCAAGATGACATTCAGACCTGTCTGGATGCGGGGATGGTGGGTCACATTGCAAAACCTATCGATGTGGAGAATATGGTTGCGACCATCCTGGCCCATACCCAGAAACAGGAGCGAGATGACGGTAACCCGCTACCAGTCTCCGCAGAACGTCAAGATGACACAGTACAGAACACAGAAACCGAGGCAAGTACGTTTGACGGGATAGATATTGAAGCCGGTATTAACCGGGCAGCTGGCAACCGGGAGGTGTACTTCTCACTGCTTGAGAAGTTTGTTAAACAGCAGATAGAAGAGCTTATCAACCTCAAACAGGCCATCACGATAGGCAACACAGAGCTTGCGGAGCATATACTCCACGCACTGAAAGGCGCAAGTGCAAACTTATCTATGACCTTTCTGACTGGTCAATGCGCTGAGCTGGAATCTCAGCTTAAGGACGCTCGTTTCGACGGGACACAGATAGACAATTTGCTGGATTACATCAGAGGCTGTCATGCCCAGATTACTCATCATATTGAATCTGGTATTACACACGCTCAAAACGCAGCGGTGCAAAGCGCGGCGAACAGTACCTCAGACACTCACTCAGAGCCGGCTGAAGCACCTTTGATCGCGCTTGCTAAGGCGCTGAGAGAGTACGACTCATCAGCCACTGAATTAGTCGCATCACTGCACGACGACGCACCACTGCCTAGCGCTGTGTTAGATGAGTTAAAAGCGCTGATTACTCAGTATGAGTTTGAAAAAGCCCACTCTTTACTTGAGCCTTATGTGCCGCAGCAGGCCTTGTCAGGCAGCGCTGCGGTAGATTAG
- a CDS encoding response regulator: MADILVVDDVAENLHMLQLILRQQGHTVLAAINAEIALNIIKRKPPELVITDIKMPGTSGIELCKILKTEKHTSHIPVIFVSVHSDTDWIVEALHAGGNDYITKPFIPAEILARVDTQIKLLDAQKSAVKQQLSQVMNEMVIGVAHEINTPLGTAITAVSHCSDTVHKLISALQTNSADPEVFADKLAQCDTSLALSQKNLTRVAKFVSMVKQIARVECPVSPTRVNLIDLADKVHSAWSDKPVDVHVAVNQNQVAVFDGGLVASVLDTLIANSLSHGRQEGALQVNIVISIEDGVLSISCEDNGLGLDGISEEDMLKPFVTTKRGNTGHVGLSASVAANLIVNALDGTYSVRNHQHGLEWQISLPVDAV, translated from the coding sequence ATGGCAGACATTTTGGTGGTTGATGATGTTGCTGAAAACCTGCACATGCTGCAATTGATCCTGCGCCAGCAAGGACATACGGTACTGGCGGCGATAAATGCTGAAATAGCCTTAAACATTATTAAGCGTAAACCACCTGAGCTGGTGATCACGGATATAAAAATGCCTGGGACGTCAGGCATTGAACTGTGTAAGATACTGAAAACGGAAAAACACACTAGTCATATCCCGGTGATTTTTGTCAGCGTCCATAGCGACACCGACTGGATAGTCGAAGCACTCCACGCAGGCGGCAACGATTATATCACCAAGCCTTTTATTCCAGCCGAAATCCTCGCCAGAGTTGATACCCAAATAAAATTACTGGATGCACAAAAAAGTGCGGTTAAGCAGCAGCTTTCTCAAGTCATGAACGAAATGGTTATAGGGGTTGCCCATGAAATAAATACGCCACTGGGAACGGCCATCACTGCGGTGAGCCATTGTTCTGATACGGTGCATAAACTCATATCAGCTTTGCAAACCAATAGCGCCGACCCGGAGGTATTTGCAGATAAGCTGGCACAATGTGACACCAGCCTGGCGTTAAGCCAGAAAAACCTGACTCGGGTGGCAAAATTTGTCTCTATGGTGAAGCAGATTGCCCGGGTAGAGTGTCCAGTGTCACCGACTCGAGTGAACCTGATCGACCTTGCTGACAAAGTCCACAGTGCTTGGTCGGACAAACCCGTTGATGTCCATGTCGCTGTCAATCAGAACCAGGTAGCAGTGTTTGATGGTGGGTTAGTGGCATCGGTATTAGACACTTTGATTGCCAATTCTCTATCTCATGGCCGCCAGGAGGGTGCGCTTCAGGTGAATATCGTGATCTCAATAGAGGATGGGGTACTGAGTATCAGCTGTGAGGATAATGGCTTAGGGCTGGATGGGATTTCGGAAGAAGACATGCTCAAACCTTTTGTGACGACAAAAAGAGGCAACACTGGCCATGTGGGACTGAGCGCTTCGGTGGCGGCTAATTTGATTGTTAATGCTTTGGACGGCACGTACAGTGTGCGCAATCACCAGCATGGTCTGGAGTGGCAAATATCTTTGCCCGTGGATGCAGTTTGA
- a CDS encoding DUF3334 family protein, with the protein MAKNKVISTEDILSTLCNSVTEVLSSASGNQIAYSAMVQKITRTCMRPDIGCFVLFDGGFTGLVVTNFTAQAAMEVYQDYMRSMGMPESEIAQSHLSDDVSNVMGELMNQIVGDFTSKVREQLHTSITQNQPKMMAINKQVQISVDTTMDRPQARRVTFTTQGQNIFYLELAMDKTEFIKLHDYDITEAVDPDDIIASQRSKKAEPAKKAESPAEDVADDDFMADLGL; encoded by the coding sequence ATGGCGAAAAATAAAGTGATCAGCACAGAAGATATCCTATCCACACTTTGCAACTCAGTGACTGAGGTTTTGTCCTCGGCCAGTGGCAATCAGATTGCCTATTCGGCAATGGTACAGAAGATCACCCGTACCTGTATGCGTCCAGATATTGGTTGTTTTGTCCTGTTTGATGGCGGTTTTACCGGTCTGGTTGTGACCAACTTTACTGCCCAGGCTGCAATGGAAGTGTATCAGGATTACATGCGTTCAATGGGTATGCCGGAGAGTGAAATCGCACAAAGTCATTTGTCAGACGACGTATCCAACGTGATGGGGGAACTGATGAACCAGATCGTGGGTGACTTCACCAGCAAAGTGCGTGAGCAACTGCATACCTCTATCACACAGAACCAGCCTAAAATGATGGCGATCAATAAGCAGGTTCAGATATCGGTCGATACGACCATGGACAGGCCACAGGCACGCCGCGTGACCTTCACCACACAGGGCCAGAATATTTTCTATCTGGAGCTGGCAATGGACAAGACTGAGTTTATCAAGCTACACGATTACGATATCACAGAAGCTGTAGACCCGGATGATATCATCGCTAGTCAGAGATCGAAAAAGGCAGAACCTGCGAAAAAAGCTGAGTCGCCAGCAGAAGATGTGGCAGACGACGACTTTATGGCAGACCTTGGATTATAA
- the adk gene encoding adenylate kinase — protein MRIILLGAPGAGKGTQAQFLMEKYGIPQISTGDMLRAAISEGTPLGLEAKKVMDAGQLVSDDIIIGLVKERVAKEDCANGFLLDGFPRTIPQADAMKENGIAVDHVIEFDVADEIIVERMSGRRVHPASGRVYHVVYNPPKVEGKDDQTGEDLIIRADDTEETVRKRLGIYHDQTKPLVSYYQSEADAGNTQYHKLDGTQAVEAVSQQLAELLG, from the coding sequence ATGCGCATTATTTTGCTAGGCGCGCCGGGTGCAGGTAAAGGCACTCAAGCTCAATTTCTAATGGAAAAGTACGGTATTCCACAAATTTCAACAGGTGATATGCTACGCGCTGCGATCAGCGAAGGTACACCGCTGGGTCTGGAAGCCAAAAAAGTGATGGATGCAGGTCAGCTTGTATCTGATGACATCATCATTGGTCTGGTAAAAGAGCGCGTTGCAAAAGAAGATTGTGCGAATGGTTTCCTGCTAGATGGCTTCCCGCGTACTATCCCTCAGGCAGATGCGATGAAAGAAAATGGCATTGCTGTTGATCACGTTATCGAGTTCGACGTTGCTGATGAAATCATCGTAGAGCGTATGAGCGGTCGCCGCGTGCACCCAGCTTCTGGCCGTGTTTACCACGTTGTGTACAATCCACCAAAAGTGGAAGGCAAAGACGATCAGACAGGTGAAGATCTGATCATTCGTGCTGATGACACAGAAGAAACAGTGCGTAAGCGTCTTGGTATCTACCACGACCAGACCAAACCACTGGTAAGCTACTACCAGTCTGAAGCGGATGCAGGCAATACTCAGTACCACAAACTGGATGGTACTCAGGCTGTTGAAGCGGTAAGCCAGCAACTTGCTGAGCTATTAGGCTAA
- a CDS encoding isopenicillin N synthase family dioxygenase, with protein MQQLPTVDYQAPDAAKQFVESLRSTGFGVLKNHPIPQELVESIYKNWQEFFNSEEKHAFLFNKETQDGYFPPDVSEVAKGFTIKDIKEYFHVYPKGRVPAQLDAEIREYYRLANEFAAQLLSWVQAEAPEDVRAKFSIDLKDMIKDSEQTLLRVLHYPPMTGDEEPGAIRAAAHGDINLLTVLPAANEPGLQVQRQDGSWLDVPCDFGNLIINIGDMLQEASGGYFPSTIHRVINPTGKASDKSRISLPLFLHPRPDVVLSERYTADSYLQERLQELGVK; from the coding sequence ATGCAACAGCTACCTACAGTTGACTATCAAGCGCCTGACGCGGCGAAACAATTTGTTGAATCTCTGCGCTCTACGGGCTTTGGTGTACTAAAGAATCACCCAATTCCTCAGGAACTGGTTGAGTCTATCTATAAAAACTGGCAAGAATTCTTTAACTCAGAAGAAAAGCACGCGTTTTTATTTAATAAAGAAACGCAAGACGGCTATTTTCCGCCTGATGTATCTGAAGTTGCAAAGGGCTTCACAATTAAAGATATTAAAGAGTACTTCCACGTTTATCCAAAAGGTCGCGTACCAGCGCAGCTGGACGCGGAAATTCGTGAGTACTACCGTCTGGCAAATGAATTTGCGGCGCAGCTATTAAGTTGGGTACAGGCCGAAGCGCCTGAAGATGTGCGTGCCAAGTTCTCGATTGATCTAAAAGACATGATCAAAGATTCTGAGCAAACGCTACTGCGTGTTTTACACTATCCGCCGATGACAGGTGACGAAGAACCAGGTGCTATCCGTGCAGCAGCACATGGCGATATCAACCTTTTGACGGTACTACCCGCAGCAAATGAGCCAGGTCTGCAAGTACAAAGACAAGACGGCAGCTGGTTAGACGTGCCGTGTGACTTTGGCAACCTGATCATTAACATTGGTGATATGTTGCAAGAAGCGTCTGGTGGTTATTTCCCGTCTACTATTCACCGAGTGATCAACCCAACGGGTAAAGCCAGTGATAAGTCGCGCATCTCGCTGCCACTTTTCCTGCATCCTCGTCCTGACGTAGTACTGTCTGAGCGCTATACAGCTGATAGTTATCTGCAAGAGCGTCTTCAGGAGCTGGGCGTTAAATAA
- the cmoB gene encoding tRNA 5-methoxyuridine(34)/uridine 5-oxyacetic acid(34) synthase CmoB: MNSWFTDFYAAIAKSPLSHWLETLPAQLSHWQKEAQHGDWPQWEKVLKNLPDLPADQVDIQSKVSFTRQTPISDGHQKQLTHLFKRMMPWRKGPFHVHGIDINTEWRSDWKWDRLLPHISDLHGRNVLDIGCGSGYHLWRMRGAGAEFVVGIDPSDLFLSQFQAIKHFNPDPNVHLLPLGVEQLPELKAFDTVFSMGVLYHRRSPIDFLAQLKAQLRPGGELVLETLVIEGDVNTVLVPTDRYAKMRNVWFIPSCDALALWLQRVGFKDIQVVDKDVTSLDEQRRTEWMQTESLADFLDPNDPSKTIEGYPAPLRAIIVAKA, from the coding sequence ATGAATTCCTGGTTTACCGATTTTTACGCCGCCATTGCAAAAAGCCCACTCAGTCACTGGCTGGAAACACTGCCAGCGCAACTGTCTCATTGGCAAAAAGAAGCGCAGCATGGCGACTGGCCACAATGGGAAAAAGTATTAAAAAACCTGCCTGATTTACCTGCTGACCAGGTTGATATTCAGAGCAAAGTCTCTTTTACTCGCCAAACCCCCATTTCTGACGGGCATCAAAAGCAGCTGACACATCTGTTCAAACGCATGATGCCATGGCGCAAAGGTCCTTTTCATGTTCATGGTATCGACATAAACACCGAATGGCGCAGCGACTGGAAATGGGATCGCTTATTGCCTCATATCAGCGATTTACATGGCCGCAATGTGTTAGATATCGGCTGTGGCTCTGGTTATCACCTGTGGCGAATGCGCGGTGCGGGGGCTGAGTTTGTGGTGGGCATTGATCCTTCAGATCTGTTTTTGAGTCAGTTTCAGGCGATCAAACACTTTAATCCAGATCCCAACGTCCATCTGCTGCCGTTGGGTGTGGAGCAGCTCCCCGAGTTGAAAGCCTTTGACACGGTCTTCTCAATGGGTGTTCTGTATCATCGCCGCTCCCCCATTGACTTCCTGGCTCAGCTAAAAGCTCAGTTGCGCCCGGGTGGTGAACTGGTATTGGAAACTCTGGTCATCGAAGGTGATGTTAACACCGTCCTGGTACCCACAGATCGCTACGCAAAAATGCGTAACGTATGGTTCATTCCAAGCTGTGATGCGCTTGCTTTGTGGCTGCAACGCGTTGGCTTTAAAGACATACAGGTGGTCGACAAAGACGTGACCTCGCTGGATGAACAAAGACGTACCGAGTGGATGCAAACCGAATCGCTGGCCGACTTCCTGGATCCAAACGACCCCAGTAAGACCATTGAGGGTTACCCGGCTCCGCTCAGGGCAATTATTGTCGCAAAAGCCTGA
- the cmoA gene encoding carboxy-S-adenosyl-L-methionine synthase CmoA: MTGKDSIYATEQEVRDFTFDANVVEVFPDMIQRSVPGYATIVSTMGKLAGQYAQSNSNLYDLGCSLGAVTLSMRRNIDKENCRIIAVDNSLPMVERCQMHLKGFKSDVPVDVQLGDINELAIDNASVVAMNFTLQFIPQDQRASVLEKIYQGLKPGGVLLLSEKIKGENDIKDNLLIDLHHDFKRHNGYSELEISQKRTAIENVMRTDSLSAHRNRLEEIGFTHTQVWYQCFNFCSMIAIK; the protein is encoded by the coding sequence GTGACGGGCAAAGACAGTATATATGCCACAGAGCAAGAAGTCAGAGACTTCACCTTCGACGCAAACGTAGTAGAAGTATTTCCGGACATGATCCAGCGCTCAGTGCCGGGTTATGCCACCATAGTCAGTACCATGGGCAAGCTGGCAGGACAGTATGCTCAGAGTAACTCTAACCTGTATGACTTGGGCTGCTCACTGGGCGCAGTAACCCTAAGTATGCGCCGTAATATCGATAAAGAAAACTGCCGCATTATCGCAGTAGACAACTCTTTGCCTATGGTTGAGCGCTGTCAGATGCACCTTAAGGGCTTTAAGTCCGATGTCCCGGTAGATGTGCAGCTTGGCGACATCAACGAATTAGCGATCGACAACGCCAGCGTCGTTGCTATGAACTTTACTTTACAGTTCATTCCTCAGGACCAAAGAGCCTCGGTACTGGAAAAGATATACCAGGGACTTAAGCCTGGCGGTGTACTGTTGCTCTCTGAGAAAATCAAAGGCGAAAATGATATCAAAGACAATCTGTTAATTGATCTTCACCATGACTTCAAGCGACACAATGGCTATTCAGAACTCGAGATCAGCCAAAAACGTACTGCCATTGAAAACGTGATGCGTACTGACAGCCTGAGTGCCCACAGAAATCGCCTCGAGGAGATTGGGTTTACTCACACCCAGGTGTGGTATCAGTGCTTTAACTTCTGCTCCATGATTGCGATTAAATAA